A region of Lichenibacterium dinghuense DNA encodes the following proteins:
- a CDS encoding alpha/beta fold hydrolase, producing MIPPKHETVERDGTRLHVVRLDTQARPENSGRGSVDGRTLLFLHGWPEYWWTYSPLMERLSARGYDCVAFDLRGFGDSDKHPAGRSAAAGAEVHARDALAVMDDLGLGRLGIVSHDVGAYAAQELARLAPGRLAGLFFFDCPYPGIGPRAGAPDRLKEIWYQSFNQLPWAAEMVGASRDAIRTYIGSMLRHWAGGNPAAFDDETVERFVDNFAKPGNLQGGFNWYVSQGAERLRVLKGEAEPRPPIPVPTCVRWGDRDPILLSAWGDRLGETFTDLDFEPFAGLGHFPHREDPDRSADEIDRFFRARLPG from the coding sequence ATCATCCCTCCCAAGCACGAGACCGTCGAGCGCGACGGCACGCGCCTCCACGTCGTCCGCCTCGACACGCAGGCGCGCCCCGAGAACAGCGGCCGCGGCTCGGTGGACGGGCGCACGCTGCTGTTCCTGCACGGATGGCCGGAATATTGGTGGACCTACTCGCCCCTGATGGAGCGGCTGTCGGCGCGCGGCTACGACTGCGTGGCCTTCGACCTGCGCGGCTTCGGCGACAGCGACAAGCACCCCGCGGGCCGCTCGGCCGCGGCCGGCGCGGAGGTCCACGCGCGCGACGCGCTGGCGGTGATGGACGACCTCGGGCTCGGCCGCCTCGGCATCGTCAGCCACGACGTCGGGGCCTATGCGGCGCAGGAGTTGGCGCGGCTCGCGCCGGGCCGCCTCGCCGGCCTGTTCTTCTTCGACTGCCCGTATCCCGGCATCGGCCCGCGCGCCGGCGCGCCCGACCGGCTGAAGGAGATCTGGTACCAGTCCTTCAACCAGCTCCCCTGGGCGGCCGAGATGGTGGGCGCCTCGCGCGACGCGATCCGCACCTACATCGGCTCCATGCTGCGCCACTGGGCGGGCGGCAACCCGGCCGCCTTCGACGACGAGACCGTGGAGCGCTTCGTCGACAACTTCGCCAAGCCCGGCAACCTCCAGGGCGGCTTCAACTGGTACGTCAGCCAGGGGGCCGAACGCCTGAGGGTGCTGAAGGGCGAGGCGGAGCCGAGGCCGCCGATCCCCGTGCCGACCTGCGTGCGCTGGGGCGACCGCGACCCGATCCTGCTCTCGGCCTGGGGCGACAGGCTCGGCGAAACCTTCACCGACCTCGACTTCGAGCCTTTCGCCGGCCTCGGCCACTTCCCGCACCGGGAAGACCCGGACCGCTCCGCCGACGAGATCGACCGCTTCTTCCGCGCCCGCCTGCCGGGCTGA
- the folE gene encoding GTP cyclohydrolase I yields the protein MNRIVDKAMAAGLGNQPVAGLVRDADRLAMQEAAARKIEELFDVLMIDHRNDHNTRDTPARVARMYVEELLKGRFSPPPKLTEFDNVENCDQLIVTGPLDVRSTCAHHLMPIAGHAVIGVLPARDGKIIGLSKYDRIVDHFSSRLQIQEEMVKQIERFIVDHTAPRGLAVRVSAVHLCKTHRGVRASRASRMVNTSYYGELAADPQLKAEFLQECAMLERGLG from the coding sequence GTGAACAGGATCGTCGACAAGGCGATGGCGGCCGGCCTGGGCAACCAGCCCGTGGCGGGGCTGGTGCGCGACGCCGACAGGCTCGCCATGCAGGAGGCCGCGGCCCGCAAGATCGAAGAGCTGTTCGACGTTCTGATGATCGACCACCGCAACGACCACAACACGCGCGACACGCCGGCCCGCGTCGCCCGCATGTACGTCGAGGAGCTGCTGAAGGGCCGCTTCTCGCCCCCGCCGAAGCTGACCGAGTTCGACAACGTCGAGAACTGCGACCAGCTCATCGTGACGGGGCCGCTCGACGTCCGCTCGACCTGCGCCCACCACCTCATGCCCATCGCCGGCCACGCCGTGATCGGCGTTCTGCCGGCCCGCGACGGCAAGATCATCGGCCTGTCGAAATACGACCGCATCGTCGACCACTTCTCGTCGCGCCTGCAGATCCAGGAGGAGATGGTGAAGCAGATCGAGCGCTTCATCGTCGACCACACGGCGCCGCGCGGCCTCGCCGTCCGGGTCAGCGCCGTGCACCTGTGCAAGACCCACCGCGGCGTGCGGGCGTCGCGCGCGAGCCGGATGGTCAACACCAGCTACTACGGCGAGCTCGCCGCCGATCCGCAGCTCAAGGCCGAGTTCCTCCAGGAATGCGCCATGCTGGAGCGGGGGCTCGGCTGA
- a CDS encoding 6-pyruvoyl trahydropterin synthase family protein, producing MDDRAAWAAFDAGACGGTYRSTKTYDHNEGLSCTFRQWRAGGSHCSLLHGYALAFRFVFVARALDERGWCFDFGGLKPVRAWLHEMFDHTLLVAADDPERERLEALGQHGLADVRVVPAVGCEATARLVHARVSGMVRDLSSGRVWLESVEVREHGGNSAIYTRD from the coding sequence ATGGACGACCGCGCGGCGTGGGCCGCCTTCGACGCCGGGGCGTGCGGCGGCACCTACCGCTCGACCAAGACCTACGACCACAACGAGGGCCTGTCCTGCACCTTCCGGCAGTGGCGCGCGGGGGGCTCGCACTGCAGCCTGCTGCACGGCTACGCCCTGGCGTTCCGCTTCGTCTTCGTGGCGCGGGCGCTCGACGAGCGCGGCTGGTGCTTCGACTTCGGCGGGCTGAAGCCCGTGCGGGCCTGGCTGCACGAGATGTTCGACCACACGCTGCTGGTCGCGGCCGACGACCCGGAGCGCGAGCGGCTCGAAGCGCTGGGCCAGCACGGCCTCGCCGACGTGCGCGTGGTGCCGGCCGTGGGCTGCGAGGCCACGGCCCGGCTGGTCCACGCGCGCGTGAGCGGCATGGTGCGCGACCTCAGCTCCGGGCGGGTGTGGCTCGAAAGCGTCGAGGTGCGCGAGCACGGCGGCAATTCGGCGATCTACACGCGGGACTGA
- a CDS encoding KpsF/GutQ family sugar-phosphate isomerase, which produces MSLPSAERAPPAPSAAVPSALRTLRLERAGIAALEAALAGPFARLGGEFAAAVALLLGLRGRVIVTGMGKSGHVGRKLAATLASTGTPSSFVHAAEASHGDLGMIQAEDAVVALSWSGETAELASIITYARRFGMPLVAITSNPDSALGRQADLCLTLPKSEEACPNGLAPTTSTTMQLALGDALAVALLEARGFSAHDFKTLHPGGKLGSQLTYVRDVMHSGAEVPRVATGATMAEAVVEMTGKRFGCVCALDAEGRLAGLVTDGDLRRHMGPGLMDLRVDAVMTARPLTIDPEALAAEALALLNGQRRSVLPVVDAGGVPVGILHIHDLYAIGVA; this is translated from the coding sequence CCGCCGCCGTGCCCTCGGCCCTGCGCACCCTGCGCCTGGAGCGGGCCGGCATCGCGGCGCTGGAGGCCGCGCTGGCGGGGCCCTTCGCGCGGCTCGGCGGCGAGTTCGCCGCGGCCGTCGCGCTGCTGCTCGGGCTGCGGGGCCGGGTGATCGTCACCGGCATGGGCAAGTCGGGCCACGTCGGCCGCAAGCTCGCCGCGACCCTGGCCTCGACCGGCACGCCGTCCTCCTTCGTCCACGCCGCGGAGGCGAGCCACGGGGATCTCGGCATGATCCAGGCCGAGGACGCCGTGGTGGCGCTATCCTGGTCGGGGGAGACGGCGGAGCTGGCCTCCATCATCACCTACGCGCGCCGCTTCGGCATGCCGCTCGTGGCCATCACGTCGAACCCCGACAGCGCGCTGGGCCGCCAGGCCGACCTGTGCCTGACGCTGCCGAAGTCCGAGGAGGCCTGCCCCAACGGCCTCGCCCCCACGACCTCGACCACGATGCAGCTCGCGCTCGGGGACGCGCTGGCGGTGGCGCTGCTGGAAGCGCGCGGCTTCTCGGCCCACGACTTCAAGACGCTGCACCCCGGCGGCAAGCTCGGCAGCCAGCTCACCTACGTGCGCGACGTGATGCATTCCGGCGCCGAGGTGCCGCGCGTGGCGACGGGCGCCACCATGGCCGAGGCCGTGGTGGAGATGACCGGCAAGCGCTTCGGCTGCGTCTGCGCGCTCGACGCCGAGGGGCGGCTCGCGGGCCTCGTCACCGACGGCGACCTGCGCCGCCACATGGGACCGGGCCTGATGGACCTGCGGGTCGACGCCGTGATGACCGCGCGGCCGCTGACCATCGACCCCGAGGCCCTGGCCGCCGAGGCGCTGGCCCTGCTCAACGGGCAGCGGCGTAGCGTGCTGCCGGTGGTGGACGCGGGCGGCGTGCCGGTCGGCATCCTGCACATCCACGACCTTTACGCGATCGGGGTGGCGTGA